CCAAGGGCACAATAATCGGATCGGTCTCCCCGGTGGGAGGCCGCGTTTTTTTTGCGCTGTTTGATTTGCGCCGAGGTACTTATGTCTGATTTAATTCCGATGACTCGCACCGGTTACGATAAGCTGAAAAGCGAGCTGGATCATTTGGAACAAGTCGAAATGCCCAAGATTGCCCAACGGATCGCCAGCGCGCGATCGGAGGGAGATTTGAGCGAGAATGCGGAGTATCACGGCGCGCGCGAATCGCAAGGTTTGCTGCAGGCCAAAATCAACGTGTTGCGCGACAAGTTGGCGCGGGCCTCGATGGTCGACATATCGAAAATGCCCAAAGATCAAG
The nucleotide sequence above comes from Pirellulales bacterium. Encoded proteins:
- the greA gene encoding transcription elongation factor GreA; the encoded protein is MSDLIPMTRTGYDKLKSELDHLEQVEMPKIAQRIASARSEGDLSENAEYHGARESQGLLQAKINVLRDKLARASMVDISKMPKDQVAFGATVVVKDLDFGDEETFTLVGAGEEDYDTGKINVTSPLAQGLMGGKIGQRVEIPVPAGTMKFEIREIRYE